A genomic window from Maylandia zebra isolate NMK-2024a linkage group LG20, Mzebra_GT3a, whole genome shotgun sequence includes:
- the LOC101463660 gene encoding uncharacterized protein LOC101463660 isoform X1, which translates to MSAEPEAEISSYNLPNMPDSDDSGEETSQEEPPIASWSELPIIERVGLNSVEMSEKDLETAFSQIALSLRCDQYTLKQRLQAEEHARNLAEENIQLELSRGRETLEILKSLCLDNKRSEILQKLELSLDILGGTVERISNTAEVLGAVHQEARVSRAVELMVAHVEHLRKRYDRNLAELEEARRMMMQQQQQQGSCRNITDPRASTGFCISDQEESDNIKKDTQQKHIRRRVCVSVISSQTQDRKKQDSRKRLSSSKKAVPFCPSPMSSESSCSFMNKDDRYSVEDRPHNPDETPSEALPGPAPILTPESPPSKPVNNSKTLNKNFSLDTLRHRHRGKAVLSNKGREKKMANICRRISTVGMWRQHPLTHWLQRCRLVLLCTFVIFCVVTLSYFLW; encoded by the exons ATGAGCGCTGAG CCAGAGGCAGAGATAAGCAGCTACAACCTGCCCAACATGCCGGACAGTGACGACAGCGGAGAAG AAACTAGCCAAGAGGAGCCGCCAATCGCAAGCTGGAGTGAGCTGCCCATCATAGAGCGCGTCGGCCTCAATAG TGTAGAGATGTCAGAGAAGGATTTGGAG ACAGCTTTCTCTCAGATCGCCTTGTCTCTCCGCTGTGATCAGTACACCCTGAAGCAGAGGCTGCAGGCGGAGGAGCACGCCCGTAACCTGGCTGAGGAGAACATCCAGCTAGAGCTGAGCAGAGGCAGGGAGACCCTGGAG ATACTGAAGAGCCTGTGTTTGGACAACAAGCGCAGCGAGATCCTGCAGAAGCTGGAGCTGTCCCTGGACATCCTCGGAGGCACCGTGGAACGGATCTCTAACACAGCAGAGGTGCTCGGTGCCGTGCATCAG GAGGCTCGAGTGAGTAGAGCAGTGGAACTCATGGTGGCTCACGTGGAGCACCTGAGGAAGCGATATGACAGAAATCTAGCTGAGCTGGAAGAAGCCAgaaggatgatgatgcagcagcagcagcagcagggctcCTGCAGAAACATCACAGATCCCAGAGCCTCCACAGGTTTCTGCATCAGTG ATCAAGAGGAAAGTGACAACATAAAGAAAGATACTCAGCAG aAGCACATCCGTAGAAGGGTCTGTGTATCAGTAATTTCCAGCCAAACTCAG GATAGGAAAAAGCAAGACTCCAGAAAGCGTCTCTCTTCCAGCAAGAAGGCTGTCCCTTTTTGCCCCTCTCCCATGAGCTCAGAGTCCAGCTGCTCTTTCATGAACAAGGACGACAGATACTCAGTGGAGGACAG GCCGCACAATCCAGATGAAACTCCATCAGAAGCTCTTCCAGGACCCGCTCCCATCCTAACCCCAGAGAGCCCCCCATCAAAACCAGTGAACAACAGCAAGACTCTGAACAAAAA CTTCTCTCTGGATACTTTGCGGCACAGACACAGGGGCAAAGCAGTCTTATCCAACAAAGGAAGGGAGAAAAAGATGGCAAATATCTGCAGACGGATCTCCACAGTGGGGAT GTGGAGGCAACATCCTCTGACTCACTGGCTGCAGCGCTGCCGGCTGGTTCTCCTGTGCACGTTTGTGATTTTCTGTGTCGTAACACTGAGTTACTTCTTGTGGTAG
- the LOC101463660 gene encoding uncharacterized protein LOC101463660 isoform X4 gives MSAEPEAEISSYNLPNMPDSDDSGEETSQEEPPIASWSELPIIERVGLNSVEMSEKDLETAFSQIALSLRCDQYTLKQRLQAEEHARNLAEENIQLELSRGRETLEILKSLCLDNKRSEILQKLELSLDILGGTVERISNTAEVLGAVHQEARVSRAVELMVAHVEHLRKRYDRNLAELEEARRMMMQQQQQQGSCRNITDPRASTDQEESDNIKKDTQQHIRRRVCVSVISSQTQDRKKQDSRKRLSSSKKAVPFCPSPMSSESSCSFMNKDDRYSVEDRPHNPDETPSEALPGPAPILTPESPPSKPVNNSKTLNKNFSLDTLRHRHRGKAVLSNKGREKKMANICRRISTVGMWRQHPLTHWLQRCRLVLLCTFVIFCVVTLSYFLW, from the exons ATGAGCGCTGAG CCAGAGGCAGAGATAAGCAGCTACAACCTGCCCAACATGCCGGACAGTGACGACAGCGGAGAAG AAACTAGCCAAGAGGAGCCGCCAATCGCAAGCTGGAGTGAGCTGCCCATCATAGAGCGCGTCGGCCTCAATAG TGTAGAGATGTCAGAGAAGGATTTGGAG ACAGCTTTCTCTCAGATCGCCTTGTCTCTCCGCTGTGATCAGTACACCCTGAAGCAGAGGCTGCAGGCGGAGGAGCACGCCCGTAACCTGGCTGAGGAGAACATCCAGCTAGAGCTGAGCAGAGGCAGGGAGACCCTGGAG ATACTGAAGAGCCTGTGTTTGGACAACAAGCGCAGCGAGATCCTGCAGAAGCTGGAGCTGTCCCTGGACATCCTCGGAGGCACCGTGGAACGGATCTCTAACACAGCAGAGGTGCTCGGTGCCGTGCATCAG GAGGCTCGAGTGAGTAGAGCAGTGGAACTCATGGTGGCTCACGTGGAGCACCTGAGGAAGCGATATGACAGAAATCTAGCTGAGCTGGAAGAAGCCAgaaggatgatgatgcagcagcagcagcagcagggctcCTGCAGAAACATCACAGATCCCAGAGCCTCCACAG ATCAAGAGGAAAGTGACAACATAAAGAAAGATACTCAGCAG CACATCCGTAGAAGGGTCTGTGTATCAGTAATTTCCAGCCAAACTCAG GATAGGAAAAAGCAAGACTCCAGAAAGCGTCTCTCTTCCAGCAAGAAGGCTGTCCCTTTTTGCCCCTCTCCCATGAGCTCAGAGTCCAGCTGCTCTTTCATGAACAAGGACGACAGATACTCAGTGGAGGACAG GCCGCACAATCCAGATGAAACTCCATCAGAAGCTCTTCCAGGACCCGCTCCCATCCTAACCCCAGAGAGCCCCCCATCAAAACCAGTGAACAACAGCAAGACTCTGAACAAAAA CTTCTCTCTGGATACTTTGCGGCACAGACACAGGGGCAAAGCAGTCTTATCCAACAAAGGAAGGGAGAAAAAGATGGCAAATATCTGCAGACGGATCTCCACAGTGGGGAT GTGGAGGCAACATCCTCTGACTCACTGGCTGCAGCGCTGCCGGCTGGTTCTCCTGTGCACGTTTGTGATTTTCTGTGTCGTAACACTGAGTTACTTCTTGTGGTAG
- the LOC101463660 gene encoding uncharacterized protein LOC101463660 isoform X3, producing the protein MSAEPEAEISSYNLPNMPDSDDSGEETSQEEPPIASWSELPIIERVGLNSVEMSEKDLETAFSQIALSLRCDQYTLKQRLQAEEHARNLAEENIQLELSRGRETLEILKSLCLDNKRSEILQKLELSLDILGGTVERISNTAEVLGAVHQEARVSRAVELMVAHVEHLRKRYDRNLAELEEARRMMMQQQQQQGSCRNITDPRASTDQEESDNIKKDTQQKHIRRRVCVSVISSQTQDRKKQDSRKRLSSSKKAVPFCPSPMSSESSCSFMNKDDRYSVEDRPHNPDETPSEALPGPAPILTPESPPSKPVNNSKTLNKNFSLDTLRHRHRGKAVLSNKGREKKMANICRRISTVGMWRQHPLTHWLQRCRLVLLCTFVIFCVVTLSYFLW; encoded by the exons ATGAGCGCTGAG CCAGAGGCAGAGATAAGCAGCTACAACCTGCCCAACATGCCGGACAGTGACGACAGCGGAGAAG AAACTAGCCAAGAGGAGCCGCCAATCGCAAGCTGGAGTGAGCTGCCCATCATAGAGCGCGTCGGCCTCAATAG TGTAGAGATGTCAGAGAAGGATTTGGAG ACAGCTTTCTCTCAGATCGCCTTGTCTCTCCGCTGTGATCAGTACACCCTGAAGCAGAGGCTGCAGGCGGAGGAGCACGCCCGTAACCTGGCTGAGGAGAACATCCAGCTAGAGCTGAGCAGAGGCAGGGAGACCCTGGAG ATACTGAAGAGCCTGTGTTTGGACAACAAGCGCAGCGAGATCCTGCAGAAGCTGGAGCTGTCCCTGGACATCCTCGGAGGCACCGTGGAACGGATCTCTAACACAGCAGAGGTGCTCGGTGCCGTGCATCAG GAGGCTCGAGTGAGTAGAGCAGTGGAACTCATGGTGGCTCACGTGGAGCACCTGAGGAAGCGATATGACAGAAATCTAGCTGAGCTGGAAGAAGCCAgaaggatgatgatgcagcagcagcagcagcagggctcCTGCAGAAACATCACAGATCCCAGAGCCTCCACAG ATCAAGAGGAAAGTGACAACATAAAGAAAGATACTCAGCAG aAGCACATCCGTAGAAGGGTCTGTGTATCAGTAATTTCCAGCCAAACTCAG GATAGGAAAAAGCAAGACTCCAGAAAGCGTCTCTCTTCCAGCAAGAAGGCTGTCCCTTTTTGCCCCTCTCCCATGAGCTCAGAGTCCAGCTGCTCTTTCATGAACAAGGACGACAGATACTCAGTGGAGGACAG GCCGCACAATCCAGATGAAACTCCATCAGAAGCTCTTCCAGGACCCGCTCCCATCCTAACCCCAGAGAGCCCCCCATCAAAACCAGTGAACAACAGCAAGACTCTGAACAAAAA CTTCTCTCTGGATACTTTGCGGCACAGACACAGGGGCAAAGCAGTCTTATCCAACAAAGGAAGGGAGAAAAAGATGGCAAATATCTGCAGACGGATCTCCACAGTGGGGAT GTGGAGGCAACATCCTCTGACTCACTGGCTGCAGCGCTGCCGGCTGGTTCTCCTGTGCACGTTTGTGATTTTCTGTGTCGTAACACTGAGTTACTTCTTGTGGTAG
- the LOC101463660 gene encoding uncharacterized protein LOC101463660 isoform X2 encodes MSAEPEAEISSYNLPNMPDSDDSGEETSQEEPPIASWSELPIIERVGLNSVEMSEKDLETAFSQIALSLRCDQYTLKQRLQAEEHARNLAEENIQLELSRGRETLEILKSLCLDNKRSEILQKLELSLDILGGTVERISNTAEVLGAVHQEARVSRAVELMVAHVEHLRKRYDRNLAELEEARRMMMQQQQQQGSCRNITDPRASTGFCISDQEESDNIKKDTQQHIRRRVCVSVISSQTQDRKKQDSRKRLSSSKKAVPFCPSPMSSESSCSFMNKDDRYSVEDRPHNPDETPSEALPGPAPILTPESPPSKPVNNSKTLNKNFSLDTLRHRHRGKAVLSNKGREKKMANICRRISTVGMWRQHPLTHWLQRCRLVLLCTFVIFCVVTLSYFLW; translated from the exons ATGAGCGCTGAG CCAGAGGCAGAGATAAGCAGCTACAACCTGCCCAACATGCCGGACAGTGACGACAGCGGAGAAG AAACTAGCCAAGAGGAGCCGCCAATCGCAAGCTGGAGTGAGCTGCCCATCATAGAGCGCGTCGGCCTCAATAG TGTAGAGATGTCAGAGAAGGATTTGGAG ACAGCTTTCTCTCAGATCGCCTTGTCTCTCCGCTGTGATCAGTACACCCTGAAGCAGAGGCTGCAGGCGGAGGAGCACGCCCGTAACCTGGCTGAGGAGAACATCCAGCTAGAGCTGAGCAGAGGCAGGGAGACCCTGGAG ATACTGAAGAGCCTGTGTTTGGACAACAAGCGCAGCGAGATCCTGCAGAAGCTGGAGCTGTCCCTGGACATCCTCGGAGGCACCGTGGAACGGATCTCTAACACAGCAGAGGTGCTCGGTGCCGTGCATCAG GAGGCTCGAGTGAGTAGAGCAGTGGAACTCATGGTGGCTCACGTGGAGCACCTGAGGAAGCGATATGACAGAAATCTAGCTGAGCTGGAAGAAGCCAgaaggatgatgatgcagcagcagcagcagcagggctcCTGCAGAAACATCACAGATCCCAGAGCCTCCACAGGTTTCTGCATCAGTG ATCAAGAGGAAAGTGACAACATAAAGAAAGATACTCAGCAG CACATCCGTAGAAGGGTCTGTGTATCAGTAATTTCCAGCCAAACTCAG GATAGGAAAAAGCAAGACTCCAGAAAGCGTCTCTCTTCCAGCAAGAAGGCTGTCCCTTTTTGCCCCTCTCCCATGAGCTCAGAGTCCAGCTGCTCTTTCATGAACAAGGACGACAGATACTCAGTGGAGGACAG GCCGCACAATCCAGATGAAACTCCATCAGAAGCTCTTCCAGGACCCGCTCCCATCCTAACCCCAGAGAGCCCCCCATCAAAACCAGTGAACAACAGCAAGACTCTGAACAAAAA CTTCTCTCTGGATACTTTGCGGCACAGACACAGGGGCAAAGCAGTCTTATCCAACAAAGGAAGGGAGAAAAAGATGGCAAATATCTGCAGACGGATCTCCACAGTGGGGAT GTGGAGGCAACATCCTCTGACTCACTGGCTGCAGCGCTGCCGGCTGGTTCTCCTGTGCACGTTTGTGATTTTCTGTGTCGTAACACTGAGTTACTTCTTGTGGTAG